In a genomic window of Streptococcus mitis NCTC 12261:
- a CDS encoding carbohydrate ABC transporter permease: MKKEEKLNQFWKYVLLIVGGILILVPLLVTVFSSFKTTKDIMNHFFGLPNPFTLSNYERLVSDGIGGYFWNSAVITVLSLIVVAFFIPAAAYSIARNMSKKKAFAIMYSLLILGIFVPFQVIMIPITVMMSKLGLANMWGLVLLYLTYAIPQTLFLYVGYIKISVPDSLDEAAEIDGADRFTTYRRIIFPMLKPMHATTLIINALWFWNDFMLPLLILNKDSKLWTLPLFQYNYQGQYFNDYGPSFASYIVGIVTITVVYLIFQKHIISGMSNGAVK; the protein is encoded by the coding sequence ATGAAAAAAGAAGAAAAATTGAATCAGTTTTGGAAGTATGTTCTCTTGATAGTAGGTGGTATTCTCATACTTGTTCCTTTGTTGGTAACGGTTTTTAGTTCCTTCAAGACAACCAAGGATATCATGAATCATTTCTTTGGTTTGCCCAATCCTTTTACATTAAGCAATTATGAACGATTGGTTTCGGATGGGATTGGAGGCTATTTCTGGAATTCAGCTGTTATTACGGTGTTATCATTGATTGTAGTAGCCTTCTTTATACCAGCTGCAGCCTATTCCATTGCTCGAAATATGTCCAAGAAAAAAGCCTTTGCAATTATGTATTCACTATTGATTTTAGGGATATTTGTTCCATTTCAGGTGATTATGATTCCTATCACAGTTATGATGAGCAAACTCGGCCTGGCAAATATGTGGGGGTTGGTACTACTTTATCTAACTTATGCAATTCCACAGACTCTCTTCTTGTATGTTGGTTATATTAAAATCAGTGTACCAGATAGTTTAGATGAAGCTGCAGAAATTGATGGGGCTGATCGATTTACAACTTACCGTCGGATTATTTTTCCAATGCTGAAGCCCATGCATGCTACAACCTTGATTATCAATGCATTATGGTTCTGGAATGACTTTATGTTGCCATTGTTAATTTTGAATAAGGATTCCAAGCTGTGGACTTTGCCTCTCTTCCAGTACAACTACCAAGGTCAGTATTTTAATGACTATGGGCCAAGTTTTGCATCCTATATTGTAGGAATTGTAACAATTACTGTCGTC